GCCCAACTGACCGGCCGCGCTACCACGGTGCCGTCGGCAAGCCGCGCCGTCACGGAATAGCTATAACTGTCGCCGACCTTGACTCGGCTGGCGCCGGTCAGCACGACCGTAGCAACCGGTTCGAGCACAGTGACAGTGGCCCCCGCACTGACACCCTCCACCGTCGCCGTGATCGTGGCCGTTCCCGCCGTGAGGGCGGTGACGACCCCGGTGGCCGATACGGTCGCGACCGTACCGTTCCCGCTGGCCCAGCTGACGGTACGGCCAGTGATCGGTGCGCCCGATGAATCGGCCAGGGCGGCCGAGAGCGTCACGGTTTGCCCGACGAGGCGGGTCACCGCGGCCGGTGAGACAGCCACTGCCGTGACAGGCACGAGGGTGACCGTGATCGTCGCGTTGGCCGAACGACCCTCGCTCGCTGCGGAAATGGTGGCGGTGCCGGGTGCCACCGCGGTGACGAGCCCCGACCCGCTGACCGACGCGACGGACGAGGCCGACGAAGTCCAGGATACCGGGCGGTCGGACAGGGCGTTGCCGGCCTGATCGCGAGGCGTGGCGCTCAGCTGGCGGGTGTGGGATACCCGCAACGTCGAGGCGGTCGGGGTGAGGTCGACCGTAGCGACCGCAGCCGGCGGTGGTGGCGGCGGCGGGGGTGGAGGCGGAGCCGGCGGCGAGGTGGGGTCGCCACCTCCGCAACCGGCCAGGGCCAGCAGGAGGACGCCGGCGCACAAGGCGCGCGGCGAGAGGTTGGGGCTGCGGAACGGCACGAGCGTATCTCCGAGTCGAGGTCGGAGATACGATGCAACGGGGGTGTGACAGTCGTGCAGCCCGTGTCTCTCTGATCGCCTTCGCCTAGTCCCGCGCTACCGCGTTGCGAAGGTCCCGAAAACCCTCGGCCATCGCCGCTTCCAGCCGGTCGATCCGCCGATCCATATCGGCGAATTTCCGATAGAGCTCGAGGTCGATTGCGGAAAAACGTCGCTCGATCTGATGTTCGAGTTCGGAGAGCCGATGCTCCAATTTGGCGTTGGAGCGGCCGAAGCCGGCGTCATGGTAGAGCCGCCAATCGGCACGATAGGCTTCACCCATCTGATTGAACCACTCCGCCATCTGGTCGACGACATCTTCGCCGAGCACTTCATAGAAGCGCCGCGACAGCTTTGGCATGACGGGCATTCTTGGCTCCAGAAGGGACAGATCCAAGCTAGGATCAATTCCGCCAGAGTGGTAACCAAATTTACGCGATTGGCCCTCAGCCTCAGACATCTGCCGTCCGAATCGGGCCCTGGTCGGCCTACGTGCGCAGCAGATCTGGCAACCGTCTCGCAGGCGCGATACATTCTCGCAAATGCCATTCCCGTTACGTTGGCACCTCGCCGCTCATTCCGTGGTCCCAGGCGCGGCTCCGCGCGGCTACCGTCACTCCGGGCGCCCGGCATGGATGCGATTCAGCGTGCTGACAGTTGCTCTGCTGGGTTGTTCCGACACGGCTGGCCCCCTGACCAAGGGGCCATTCCGTGCGGAGGTCATTTCCGCACCAAGCCATGACACCGTATCCGCCCGGATGTCACCGCTTGCCGTGCGAATCACCAATGCAGAGGGCAGCCCGGTGCCCGGCGTCGAGGTCCACATCGCCGGGCGCCGCGTGGGTCCCGTTGGCGCGCGCGCCGTTCAGGTCTCGATCGGCGAGTCGATCCGCGACGTGGGCGTGGTGCGTACCAACGAGGCTGGCGAGATCACGGCCACCCTGATCGCTGGAGAGACGGCCGGTCCGGCCACCGTAGATATCCAAGCGCCCCGCCTCGAACTGGGCACCACGCTGACCGTGACGATCGAGCCCGGGCGGCCCGTGATCATCCGAGCGTCTGAGAAGTTCGTAGCGCTCAGAAGCGGGGCCACCCGAACGGTGCAGTTCACGGCGTTCGATCGGTACCTCAATCCGCGCACTGAGGGCTTGGCGACGACCGCCGTTGGGACCGCGTTCACGGTGGAGCCCGGCCCCGTCCTGCGCGCCGGTGCGGAGCCAGGTACGGGCCTCCTGATCGGCGCCTTGGGCGATGCCGCAGACACCATAGCCGTCTCCGTCGTTCCGCCAGGGCAGATTGCCGTCGTCAGGGAGCCCCTGGGCCTGATCGTTCAGAACCTCGACGGCAGCAACGTCACGCGTGTGCTGGGGCAGTTCGTCGGCGGGCTCGGCTGGAGCCCGGATGGACACGAGCTCATCTTCGCCAAGCCGTATGCCATCGAGCGCGGCGGCCTCTTCGTGGCGGACCTCGAAGGGCAGATCCGGTCGTTGTCGCGCACTTGGCCCTTCCTCGAAACTGCCGAAGCTCCGCAGTTCGGGCCTGGAGGACAGACCGTCGTTTACGCCTACGCAGCCGCCATCTGGCAGCTCCGCCGTAGCAACGATGTTGTGACCCAGCTCACCGCAGGGAGTGACTCCCACGGCGACCAGTTCCCATCGCTCGCTCCGGACGGAACGCGCCTGCTCTTCGTCCGCGCTGGCTCCGTGATCACAAACCGGAACTTGACGACCGGCTCCGAGACACCGCTGGGTGTCTTCGGGACCATGCCCCGCTGGTCGCCTGACGGCCAGCGAATCGCCTACCTGTCCTTTGCGGAGGAGCAGCTCGCCGTCGTCGCGGCCGACGGGTCGGGCCGACGGCTCCTGGCGCCGATGCCGGAGATAGGAAGCTCTCCACCCGCCTGGTCGCCCGATGGAGCCTGGCTCGTCATCAGTAACCCGCTCCGGATCGTGAGAGTGACGGACGGCTTGGTGGTACCGCTACCCGACTCCCTGCCCGGGCGTTGGCCGGTCTGGCGGCCGACGATCACGGCCTGGCAAGGAGAACGCCTGCCGTGACGAGATCCCTGCTGCCATGGGTCGTGCTGGGGAGCCTGATCGCCGGCTGCAACGCGAACGGCCCTGCCCCGTCTGACGCCGCCGAGCTGCGAATCGTAGCCGATCCGGCGCGCACCGATACGGTCGATGCCGAGCCGACGGAGCCTCTCCTGATCGAGGTTCGTACCGAGGACGGCAAGCCCGTCCCAAACGCGGCGGTAGAGCTTACGGTACTTCCTTCGGAAGGCGGAGGGGTTGTGTGGCTGCGCCACTTTGGCACCGGCATCGTCGACCTCGCCGCCTCCGATATCACCGACGCACTCGGCCGCACCGGGGCCTTCGTGCGGATGGGAAACCGGCCCGGAACAGCGCGGGTGGAGGTTCGCGTGGGCGGCCTGGCAGATACGCTCGCGTTCACCGTTCTCCCCGGGCGCGCAGCAACCGTCGCCCTCAGCGCAGGCGACCTGGTCCGCTACCCGGGTTCACGAGTCACACTCCAAGCCGTCCAGCGCGACCGACACGACAACCCGAGTACGAGTGCGGTCACGTTTTCGGTCGACAACCCGTCGGTCGTCTCGGTTGCCGCGGCCAACGAGCTCCTCGCCGGGCCGGCTTATGGAACCTCGAACGTGACCGTACGGGCCGCAGAGGCCACGGCCTCGATCCGCCTGGCCGTGGCCCCGAGCGGCACGCTCGCCGCACGCGACGAACACTCGGGAGCAATCGTCCTGTTCGACCTGGACGGCTCCAACCGGCGGACCCTGGTGGCCGAGACTGCCGGTCATCATGGCTTCGTCAGCTACGCGTGGATGCCAGGAGTCGACGAACTCGTCGTCTCGAGGAGCGGGGAGCTGTGGCAGGAACTGGTTCGCTACGGGCTGAACGGCGCCGTGACGCGAATCTCACCTCCGCAAGGCGAGCTGCCGTTCCATGCACTGGCGCCGTCCGTACCAACCGACCGGTCCTGGATCTACTTCTTTGCCAACTGGCGGAACAGTATCGATGTCTGGCGCTTGCGGCCCAACGGCACCCAGCTGCAGTCGGTTCCGATTCCGGACCTTCGCGACCGCGCGGTGGCGCCCGCCATCTCGCCGGACGGAACCCGGCTCGCCTATGTCGATGCGTCGACCTGGGGTCCCGGCGAACTTCGCGTCTTCACGATCGGCGCAGGAGCTTCCTCCAGTTGGAGACTGCCAGGTGGCGTGCCCAGCTGGTCGCCGGCGGGCGACCGAATCGCCTACGTCGACTACGCTCGGCTAATTCACACCGTGGCAGCGGACGGCACAGGCGACCGGGTGGTGTCGTCGCCACTGCGGACCTATGTGGG
This sequence is a window from Gemmatimonadales bacterium. Protein-coding genes within it:
- a CDS encoding Ig-like domain-containing protein, with translation MPFRSPNLSPRALCAGVLLLALAGCGGGDPTSPPAPPPPPPPPPPPAAVATVDLTPTASTLRVSHTRQLSATPRDQAGNALSDRPVSWTSSASSVASVSGSGLVTAVAPGTATISAASEGRSANATITVTLVPVTAVAVSPAAVTRLVGQTVTLSAALADSSGAPITGRTVSWASGNGTVATVSATGVVTALTAGTATITATVEGVSAGATVTVLEPVATVVLTGASRVKVGDSYSYSVTARLADGTVVARPVSWAVLEPGRGVISSAGVLTPLQAGSLTILVSIDGTVWSAVNTAYDWLEANSDGNRLLALSADVQVTNRFGVSEYPTLALGCGPSGHFFVWVSLDNFVTANGVVAYSFDSGTIFSAVWDELAPAYRTLWHPGPTNLQRKNFGQLIAQARLFGFAFNEFLADAEATFFRVTGLGARIGTLLAACPSNALRLAPDDLERGRVAFPTAPGVQAAPSLDAARRAAAGPVDLTVPVFRWPAPRTDTTMMVRRGN
- a CDS encoding PD40 domain-containing protein, which translates into the protein MLTVALLGCSDTAGPLTKGPFRAEVISAPSHDTVSARMSPLAVRITNAEGSPVPGVEVHIAGRRVGPVGARAVQVSIGESIRDVGVVRTNEAGEITATLIAGETAGPATVDIQAPRLELGTTLTVTIEPGRPVIIRASEKFVALRSGATRTVQFTAFDRYLNPRTEGLATTAVGTAFTVEPGPVLRAGAEPGTGLLIGALGDAADTIAVSVVPPGQIAVVREPLGLIVQNLDGSNVTRVLGQFVGGLGWSPDGHELIFAKPYAIERGGLFVADLEGQIRSLSRTWPFLETAEAPQFGPGGQTVVYAYAAAIWQLRRSNDVVTQLTAGSDSHGDQFPSLAPDGTRLLFVRAGSVITNRNLTTGSETPLGVFGTMPRWSPDGQRIAYLSFAEEQLAVVAADGSGRRLLAPMPEIGSSPPAWSPDGAWLVISNPLRIVRVTDGLVVPLPDSLPGRWPVWRPTITAWQGERLP
- a CDS encoding PD40 domain-containing protein; the protein is MTRSLLPWVVLGSLIAGCNANGPAPSDAAELRIVADPARTDTVDAEPTEPLLIEVRTEDGKPVPNAAVELTVLPSEGGGVVWLRHFGTGIVDLAASDITDALGRTGAFVRMGNRPGTARVEVRVGGLADTLAFTVLPGRAATVALSAGDLVRYPGSRVTLQAVQRDRHDNPSTSAVTFSVDNPSVVSVAAANELLAGPAYGTSNVTVRAAEATASIRLAVAPSGTLAARDEHSGAIVLFDLDGSNRRTLVAETAGHHGFVSYAWMPGVDELVVSRSGELWQELVRYGLNGAVTRISPPQGELPFHALAPSVPTDRSWIYFFANWRNSIDVWRLRPNGTQLQSVPIPDLRDRAVAPAISPDGTRLAYVDASTWGPGELRVFTIGAGASSSWRLPGGVPSWSPAGDRIAYVDYARLIHTVAADGTGDRVVSSPLRTYVGGQLAWSPDGAWIAATSTETTRIELIQVATGITVPLFHTGGLSAPAWKR